The following coding sequences lie in one Apium graveolens cultivar Ventura chromosome 3, ASM990537v1, whole genome shotgun sequence genomic window:
- the LOC141713910 gene encoding cytochrome P450 72A397-like, producing MDTIGLKNIVVSLILALFVGWTWRVLNWVWVKPRKMEKCLRQQGFHGNSYRFLSGDNKENSEMVKNALLKPINLSDDAVARAIPFIHHTVEKYGKNSFMWFGPAPRLLVTDPELIKEVMNKNNIFKKIKQNPIVRMFSHGLASIDGDQWAQHKKLLAPAFHLHKLKNIALMLPVMYISCTELVSKWEEKVEKNGWCELDIAPYLHTLTSDVISRTSFGSSYKEGSRVFEIQRQQIELVMKSLQSVYISGWRFLPTKNNRKMNELNEMIQSSLKNIISKKTKAMQARESSSDDLLGILLESISSDQLQNGSRNVGMSLDDVIGECKFFYFAGQETTSNILVWTIILLVVHPNWQIRAREEVLQVLGNHGKPDFDNLNHLKIVTMILHEVLRLYPPAHTLNRKVYEDTTLGGLKLPVGTEVAVPLLLLHYDQNLWGEDAKEFDTERFAQGVSKATKSIQAAYFPFGWGPRLCLGHDFAMLETKLALATILQHFSFELSASYTHAPATLITLQPQHGDNLQ from the exons ATGGATACAATAGGGTTGAAAAATATTGTTGTGAGTTTAATTTTAGCTTTGTTTGTGGGATGGACATGGAGGGTCTTGAATTGGGTATGGGTGAAACCGCGGAAGATGGAGAAGTGCTTAAGACAACAAGGGTTTCATGGAAACTCTTATCGCTTCTTGTCCGGTGATAACAAAGAAAACTCAGAAATGGTAAAAAATGCTCTTTTGAAGCCTATCAATCTCTCTGATGATGCTGTCGCACGTGCAATCCCATTCATCCATCACACTGTTGAGAAATATG GGAAAAATAGTTTTATGTGGTTTGGGCCGGCTCCAAGGTTGCTCGTCACAGATCCTGAGCTCATTAAAGAAGTGATGAACAAAAATAACATATTCAAGAAGATTAAGCAAAATCCAATCGTGAGAATGTTTTCTCATGGTCTGGCAAGCATAGACGGGGACCAGTGGGCTCAACACAAGAAACTTCTTGCCCCAGCTTTTCATCTTCACAAGTTGAAAAATATTGCA CTAATGCTACCAGTAATGTATATTAGTTGCACAGAACTGGTGAGCAAATGGGAGGAGAAGGTAGAGAAAAATGGGTGGTGCGAATTGGACATTGCACCGTATCTTCATACATTAACAAGCGATGTGATTTCGCGCAC ATCATTTGGAAGTAGCTATAAGGAGGGAAGCAGGGTATTTGAGATTCAACGCCAACAAATTGAGCTTGTAATGAAGTCTCTGCAGTCAGTGTACATTTCTGGATGGAG ATTTCTGCCAACCAAGAACAATAGAAAGATGAATGAGCTAAATGAAATGATACAATCatccttaaaaaatattattagcAAAAAGACCAAGGCAATGCAGGCAAGAGAAAGTAGTAGTGATGACTTGCTAGGGATATTGTTGGAATCCATTTCCAGTGATCAACTTCAAAATGGATCGAGAAATGTTGGAATGAGCTTGGACGATGTAATTGGTGAATGCAAGTTTTTCTACTTTGCTGGCCAAGAAACTACCTCAAATATCCTTGTCTGGACCATAATTTTACTTGTTGTTCACCCCAACTGGCAAATTCGTGCCAGAGAAGAAGTTCTTCAGGTGTTGGGGAATCATGGCAAACCTGATTTTGACAATCTTAACCACCTCAAAATC GTTACTATGATTTTGCACGAGGTTTTAAGATTATATCCACCTGCACATACACTGAATCGAAAGGTATACGAGGATACTACCCTAGGAGGACTTAAATTACCTGTTGGAACGGAAGTAGCTGTGCCACTTTTGCTCCTTCATTATGACCAAAATCTATGGGGAGAGGATGCAAAAGAGTTTGATACGGAAAGATTTGCACAAGGAGTGTCTAAAGCAACAAAAAGTATTCAGGCAGCCTATTTTCCATTCGGATGGGGACCGAGATTATGTTTAGGACATGACTTTGCAATGCTGGAAACCAAACTAGCTCTTGCTACCATTTTACAACACTTCTCGTTTGAGCTTTCAGCCTCATATACCCATGCCCCAGCTACTCTGATAACTCTTCAACCACAACATGGGGATAATTTACAATAA